From Panthera uncia isolate 11264 chromosome D3 unlocalized genomic scaffold, Puncia_PCG_1.0 HiC_scaffold_8, whole genome shotgun sequence:
TAGGCAGGGGCACTTCCATGTTTACCAAATTAGGTTTGGTAAAACTTATATTAATTATCTTATGTTAATATAGAACAACACTTGATGATCATCACTCTGAACAACACCTATAAACAAATAGAATGTGTTCACTAATTCCAGCATACATCATATTTAAAGTTTCCCAATATAATAGTATTTCCACAGCttttagataataaaaatacctttggCCTAAGTCACTTTTCCTCATTATTTAGCATTTTGTTTTAgttgaggaggaaggaagagtttgcataaagaaacaaatctaggggcacctgggtggctcagtcggttaagtgtctgaattcagctcaggtcatgatctcagagcttatgagttcaagccccgtgttgggctctgtgctgacagctcggagcctggagcctgcttcagattctgcgtctccctccctgtctctttccctccctgctcgcactctgtctctctctctctctctctcaaaaacaagtaaatttaaaagaaaaaagaaacaaatctacGGAAGATACCATCATGCTTTTTATAGGGCCTACATGGCCATGACAAGGAAGGTGGTGATGCTGCAGGTATAAAGGACCTGGACACTGCTTCAAGAGAGGTGCTGAAGACCCTCTCATGCTTGATGGCCTGGCAGGGAGGAGGTACACAGCCTCGGATGGGGCCCAAGTCTATCTCTCTGTATGCTTGTTTCCACCTATGATGAACCCAGGCACGTAAAACAATTGAGACGTAGTATTCTGAACATCAAATTAATTTAATCAAGGTTGAATGAGTAGGCAAAgttgataaagaaagaaaatcctgaaagaaagaaaagtagctgGTTGCAGTTGCAAGGTTAAGAACTCTGGCAAAAATTCTCAGGCCAAAGATGTCACTGAAAGCATATTTCAAAAGgaagacatgaaaaaataaaggccTAGACCTAGGACAACAACAACCACCCTCCCAAGCAAGATAGCATTAGCTGAAGATAAGAGAGACTAAAAATGTGGATCCAGGGAGCTGAAGAGAAAAGGATTCAAGTATATATTTGGATTTTGGTCTGAATAGCATCTTTTGGCCTCAAGAATTTCCCTTAATAAGCAGACTTTGGGCAAAAGAAATAAGTGGAGAAATGTCAGTTTCGggcctgggagagaggaaaggaaggttaTTATGACACTTCTAACAGCTTCAGCTAACAACAGCTCAActgataagaagaaaaagaagaagaaagaaaaccacttaCCAAGGTCTTTCAGTTTCTGTGCATTGAGTTTACCTGGTCGTTTCTTCTCTACGACTGAAAACCCAAAGGAGGGAATTCGGTGAAAGAGGCGAAATGCTTTTACAACAAACTGTTCATCATCGACCAGAAGGTATGAGTTTTCTTCTGAGTCTAGTAGGATAGTTCTTCCTTGTCCCTCTTTGGGAAGACTGTCTGTTTTATTCACGTGCGTAAATTCTTTTAGTTCTTCTGTTGGACACTGATCTGCTGTAGGCACCAGCTCATGGACCACGTAAGGGAAGACCAGCTCTGTGTGAGAGAGTTCCATGGTTCTCCAGATAAAGTCCCGAAGCCCGGCAGGGCCATAGATTTCAATAGGCTGTTTGGTAACCACAGAGCCACTCTGCAGGCTGATTGTGCAGAGGAGGCCAGGAAGGCCAAAGAAATGGTCTCCATGAAGATGTGTGATGAAAATCTTGGTAATTCTCCCTTTTGAttgaggcagagaaaaaaatttggtACAAAGCTACTTGAAACATGTGTAACAACTTACATAGAAAGCAGCAAAATGAATTTAGAATTCTATTTATTACCATAAAcgtatttctttatatttttctacatgATTTCAGAAGCAAGACAGGCTTTATGTTTTAACAAGATCTAGATGTAACTTTTTTCATAAAGCATCTTCAATTTACATAGTATTGCAGTTTTAAGAGTATTTTCCTACATATCTTcttacagaaagaaaggaaatagaaaaagaagagggaagaaaagggaaacaaagagtgtgaaagcaaagcaaagcaaagcaaagggaaacaggggcacctgagtggctcagtcggttaagcgtctgacttcagctctggtcatgatctcatggtccgtggattcgagccccgtgtcaggctctgtgttgacagctcagaccatggagcctgcttcagattctatgtctccctctctctctgcccctcccccactcatgctttgtctgtctctgaaaaatgaataaacctcaaaaaaaatttaaaagacagacagaaagccagaaagcaagcaagcaagaaaagggaaacaaaaagtgTACCAAAATAGTTCACTTAAACTAGATAGGCCTCAAACGTCAAAAGCATCTGACAGTTACAGTGCCCTCTACTGTTCCCTCTGAGAATAACAAATACATACCTCCAGCAAAACAAATGTTCCCCAGGCTCCAACTGGACCAACGCCTGAACCCAAAACTGCCGTGTAAGGACCCTCTGCACTGGACAGAGATGAATTAACCAAGACAGAGCCTGCCTGTCTGAGTGAGGttgaagggggaggaggaaaaagatgatgatgaaacaggagggggaaaggagaagcaggagaggaaAGGGGTGAAGAACCCAGAGGGAAGGTAGGTAATAGATGCTAGAATGTAGATCAGAGGGCAGATCTCCTATGGTATTATGTCAACGTACATGTGCCCATGCCTTCTTTTCAACGTGAGCTAACACAATGGCTTTTTCAGTACatattggcttaggtcataacTTGAATTGTCAATGGTAAACTGAATCTACTGCTGGTATGTGGCATGATGCCACATTAGCATTTCTCTGAGATGCGCCACAAggcattttaaaagtaacaatcCCAATTAACACAATTTTAGTATAACAGAGGCTTCTGCTCCTAGCTCATGGCCCATCTATTTCAAGTATTTGATACCATAAAAGAACAGGAATAGTTTATTGTAATGTGATTTATCCTGTGACATCAAGGCGAAAGTGTTCTCCAAGTAAGTCTTTCCTGAGTTAATACATCAAACCCAGGCCCCATGGCAGAGAACAACAGATTGGGCAGAGGCTGATCTGAGATGTGGAGACCCTGAGGCACTCCAGAAGTATCTTCAGTAtgctcctttttgttttctctttttagcccctgttgttgctgttttttgacTTCTTGGAACCCATTCATCACCCCCCTTCCTGCTGTCTGAGCTGCCAAGACACACATAAGTGTGACCTGAGGCCTCTGCAGACAAAAGAACTAGATAACTAGAATGGCTATTGAGTCATGATCTCCACGTTGACCTTAAAACTGCCAAGTGAGACTTTCTGGGCCCTCTCCCTATCTAGTGTAAAACAAAGCCAAAACTGAACACCAAAACAATCTGTGAGTCCAAAGCAAGTGAGACAAATTAAGTAAGTCAAAATCGCTTCCCACAGTTATCACAGGTTCAGGGAAGACAAATATTTCAAGAAACTTGATTTCAGAAGGAGAAGGAATAGCAACCTCAATTATCAAATTTAGGGGATGCTAtcaaatgaagaaagcaaagtgCATGAATTTCCTTTCACTTGCGAACAAGAAAATTACAGGGGAATATGCCATCCATAGAGAAGTGGAATTCTAAGGATCCCCTAAGCGATGACACAGTTATACTTACTGCCATAGGAAAATATCTGCAATATATTATTgttcagttgaaaaaaaaaaagcaggttacACCTAGTATGATACTGTTTATGCaaaattgtacacacacacacacacacacacacacacacacacacacacaccaaatacaCCTATACCTTTAACATATATACATCTACAAAATATTTACCTGTAAGGGGGATTTTaggcttttttaatatttttctgctttgtttgaatttttacaaTGAGaatgtacactttttaaaatgtctttatttatttacttaagtaacctctacaccaagcatggggcttgaactcatgaccccaagatcaagaagtTGCATGTTCCTCTAAGTGAGCCATTTAGGTGCTCCCTAAGTAtactttttataaacattttttcatcatacttttgtaatactttttataatcatttaaaaaaattgtttaacgtttatttattattgagagacagaaagacacaaagtgtgagcaggggaggggtagagagagggggagacatagaatctgaagtaggctccaggctctgagctgtcagcacagagcctgacgtggggctcgaactcacaaactgcgagatcatgacctgagccgaagtctgtcgcttaaccaactgagccacccaggcgccccctttttataatcatttttaagggaaaaagaagaaaagcttaaGCTCACtctttaaaattatgaaagaaataagacATGACAAACCTATTACTTGTTAATCAGATGTTTGCACATTAGGGCCAAGGAAGCTTAAAATAAGTGTGTTTAGATAAACAGAGAGTACTTCCTTACAAAACTCATAAGAGGAGGAGTATAAGCTGACAGGGTTTCAATGAATCAAATAACAGGTCCACATTGGGTTGAGAGTAACCCAGATGAATTGAGGGTTCTGCATTCCAGTTTGAGACTGAGGGCTTTTGAAATGCTAAAGAGTCATAGATAATATTCTAGGATTACAATCTCACCCTCTTCTCTGAAGCCAGTAATCTTTTTAGCCAATACGAATTTAGTAAACTAAAGATTCTcttagactttatttattttttacgaGGCTTAGCTTTgcaaaatgtttacttaaaacatatataaaatagctacaaaatataaaatattagagaaaGGTACTGTAACAGATAGACGTGAGGTGGTACCCATGGCCCCTGGCTCCTGATGTTCATATCCTTTCACAATTTCTTCTCCTTGAGTGTGGGTGGGACTTGCAAACTGTTTCTAACCAGTAAAATATGGCACAGGGATGCAGTGTGATTATGGTGATTATGTTATAAGACTCCATCTTGCTAGCAGACTTGCTCTTGAGTTTCTTTGTCCTTGGATGGCAGTAAGGAATCGAGCTACCACAAAGGAGAAACCCACATGATCAGGAACTGGAGGAGACCTCTAGGGGCTGAGGCAGCCTTAGTCCTGCCAACAACCTATGTGAGTTCTgaagcagattcttccccagaTGAGCCTCTGATGAGACCTCAGCCCCAGCCAAATACAGAGTGCAACCCAGTGAGACTTTGACGCAGAGAAGCCAGCCAACCCAGGCCCAAActccctgacccacagaaactatgagacAATAAAAGCAGTAAGACACTAAATTTGTAATCTGTGATACAGCATTGGTAACTGACACAggtattaaataaaaagtaacaactAATCCCCACACCCACACCTCTAGTACCCACACTTAACagtttcttgtttctgttttaatcaTCCCACCACCTCAACCCCTACTCTCTAAAATGGGGTATTACTGCCTCCACTCTAGCCTGCTCCTCCCTGAGAGTTCTCATGAAAGGAACCTCTGTGTGACCCAAGGGAAATAAAGTATAGTACCTGCTATATTCAGACCTCAGGGTCTTAGGCTGAACTGTGTACACCTCAAGGCCATGAGTCCTAAGTGAAATGCGTTAGTTCCTTCCTCCAACAGctcctttcctgtctccctgTTTAGGTCTCGGACACCATCCTTGTAACTTGGAATAATCCTTCACTTCTTCACATCCTAGACATTCAGTCAGTCACCCACTCCCTGCTAGGTCTACAAGTATTTCTTAAATTGAGTCTCATCTTCATCCCTATCCCTACaccctcatcctctctctcttctctcagatGAATGCAACTGCCTTAACACTGGTCTCTCCCAGTACATCTGCCACAAGAAAACTCTGTCCCTAACACGTAAATCAGACCATATCATTCCCCtgcttaaaaacttttaatggtTCCTTACTGCCAACAGAATAAGAAGGTCCAAATACCTTAGCAAACCACAGAGAACTTCATAATCTGCCCTCactttttcagcatttttaccTCTCATTTATCCTGGCCAAACATGTCACTTCTCTCCTAGAAACTCGATTACTTCTTGCTCACTTTGTCTGTTCCTTGAAAGTCCATCCCTACTTTTCTCCCCAGAGAAACTTCTAATCATCACTTAGACCCTAGCTGTACTGTTACCATCTCTGGGATGCTTTCTCTGAACACACAGTTAGCGTCCCCCTCTTTTGTGCTCCAAAAGTATTTAGAAAACAGATCCATTATTCTCTTTATCACATTACATTATGACTACTTACACATCAGTTCCCACCACTAGACTAAGAGATCCCTGGACGCTAGAACTAACTTTCTTATAGCCATCAATGCCACACACTGTGATGAATCAGAGGAATAATTTCAATAACTTCCAGTTAACAAGATGCAGTAAGTGAGAGGGACCATACTAAGTGCTGAACACCTTATTCATGCGTTAACTGATCAGATATTTACTAGGCATCTACTAAGGATATAAATGATCCTTGGGCTTACTTTATCATACAGGGAAAATACAGCGAACACAGAAACAACTATTTAAATAACAGTTTTAGATATTGATGCTAAGAAGTCAATAAAAATAGCACAAAGCAGTAAACTGCCTGAGAAGAACGAGGAATTACTGAACTCCAGGGGTTCAGGGAAAGTCTCTGAGGAGATGGCATCTGAGCTAAGCTTTAACTGATGAGAAAGAAACAACCACACAGAAAGGggattattttatgtaatttttacaaCACCCCTTTTAAGTTGACTTGAGTTGAGTTTCTACCCACGTTTTTAAGAtaaggggctcagtcggttaagtttcggacttcagctcaggtcatgatcttgtagcatgtgagttcgaggcccatgttgggctctatgctgacagctcagagcctggagcctgcttcagattctatgtctccctctctctgtgcccctcctttgctcgtgctcattgtctctctttctctctcaaaaatacataacattaaaaaaaaaaaaaaagataaggaaaataagcCTTAAGTTTGTTGATCTGCTAAGGCCAAAAGCCAAGACACTGCTGGGACTGCAACCCAGGTTGGCCTGACTCTAGGCCAAGGCTTTGCGCCACTGTATTCCTCAGTCTCCCTGGCGCTGGGCCTTTGCATGTTCATCTCCCCAGCCCAGCAaatccctcttcctccttcaatGACTCACAGGTCACCTTCTGTGAGAGGCCTACCCTGATAACCTCACATGAAAAAGAACACCTCACTCTTCTGAATGTCTATTGCTCTTTGTATCCTCTCGTGATACTGACAACCATCTCCTGGTGGAATCATGTACACTGTTCCTTTGCTTGCATAGTCTCCATCTAATATGCCTCATGTATCCCAACCCATCCTCCACCCCCTAACCCTATATAAATCCTTGCTCTCAACATTTACAGTACGAACAAGTAGATAAAGTTCAGTGGGGGAGGCTGGATGCCTGAGGGTCTTCCCAACCTTGCCAGGGCTCTAGCACTGAAGTGGGATGCAACTGTGAGGGCTGTTTCTGAGCAAAAGCCTCAAGGAGAGCcaagaaaatgaagcagaataaGAGAGAGTCTTGGTGAGAGAGCTGAATGCACACTAACCTGCTTTAAGTTGGCTTTTCATCAGCTGTGTCTGAGTTCCCTCCCCACAGTCAAAGAGCCAGCACTCGCCCTCACACCGAAGGACCAGAGCAGAGGCACCCCGGGTTGGGGAGGGGTATGCTGCACCCGTACCCAGAAATGTCACATCCATAGACATCTTCCACCCTGCAATGAAAAGATTACCCAGGGATTATTACGCATCACTGCTCGATATCACCAAAAACAAGTCGTTGTGAGATTTACTGTTCATTTATCTTTTCGTTATTCAGAAGAGACTGGGTTCTTATTCTCTAAGTTTCCATAGAAATCCCAAGTAAGATCTGAATAACTCTTAGTGAGTTAAAACCACAAGTTACCAAACCTTGGGTGGCTGCTCACAcgtacaaaaacaaacaagttaaaAAACTGCCAGATCCAGTCAATTAAAAACTGTAATTGAATCCCAACTATGTAat
This genomic window contains:
- the ELAC1 gene encoding zinc phosphodiesterase ELAC protein 1, with product MSMDVTFLGTGAAYPSPTRGASALVLRCEGECWLFDCGEGTQTQLMKSQLKAGRITKIFITHLHGDHFFGLPGLLCTISLQSGSVVTKQPIEIYGPAGLRDFIWRTMELSHTELVFPYVVHELVPTADQCPTEELKEFTHVNKTDSLPKEGQGRTILLDSEENSYLLVDDEQFVVKAFRLFHRIPSFGFSVVEKKRPGKLNAQKLKDLGVPPGPAYGKLKNGISVVLENGVTISPQDVLKKPIVGRKICILGDCSGVVGDGGVKLCFEADLLIHEATLDDAQMDKAKEHGHSTPQMAAAFAKLCQAKRLVLTHFSQRYKPVALAREGETDGIVELKKQAESVLDLQEVTLAEDFMVIGIPIKK